A section of the Triticum dicoccoides isolate Atlit2015 ecotype Zavitan chromosome 7A, WEW_v2.0, whole genome shotgun sequence genome encodes:
- the LOC119330938 gene encoding serine/threonine-protein phosphatase 7 long form homolog, translated as MQGGKNLDVLVTRTPKTNWMIHPSWVDRLSWAGLLPLARLVEGTLEEWVDHPNLDEAGEPMQLKKRQVKRFSYDRSLLTCLVDRWRPETHTFHFPWGEMAPTLQDVSYLLGLPLAGDAIGPLEAEPGWLANMQARFLAAVPTATGLNDDPHGPRFRWLSQFQIVSLGYPAVDLSDAQIDRSLEAYILWLFGKTMFTENHVTTVDARFIGIAREIADTRCPADIVQRSFGSAVLAATYRGLCKGCLLKSRKSGLVGCPLLLQLWSYERFPIGRPYISIDTPFGLEDMAGAYVPAIGDFPTMGSVWARRERQFAHTQVKGCYPSFTVQFDSLHEDQVIWEPYSYQTITSRYPVGISALCTRDRHYWMTKAKLVFDVTVEEMALHRVMRQFGLCQEPAIPDIPRIPDHVHKYSRVGGNKSMAVWLQSISPYVQEWTMAPTNIWNEVGPFD; from the exons ATGCAAGGGGGCAAGAACTTAGACGTTTTGGTCACTCGCACCCCGAAGACTAACTGGATGATACACCCTTCATGGGTTGATAG GTTAAGTTGGGCTGGACTTCTACCCTTGGCACGGCTGGTTGAGGGTACGTTGGAAGAGTGGGTTGACCATCCGAACTTGGATGAGGCAGGTGAACCAATGCAGTTGAAAAAGAGGCAAGTGAAACGATTCTCTTACGACAGGTCACTCCTTACTTGCTTAGTAGATAGATGGAGACCAGAGACACACACCTTTCACTTTCCCTGGGGAGAGATGGCGCCTACTTTACAGGATGTCTCCTACTTGTTGGGATTACCTTTGGCCGGTGATGCCATAGGTCCTTTAGAGGCAGAACCTGGTTGGCTTGCAAATATGCAGGCCCGTTTTCTAGCTGCGGTGCCAACTGCTACGGGCTTAAACGATGATCCTCACGGGCCACGTTTTAGGTGGTTGAGCCAGTTTCAG ATTGTCTCATTAGGATACCCCGCAGTAGATTTGTCAGACGCACAGATTGATCGATCCCTAGAGGCATATATTCTATGGTTGTTCGGCAAGACGATGTTCACGGAGAACCATGTGACCACTGTTGATGCACGATTCATCGGTATTGCACGAGAGATAGCTGACACACGTTGCCCTGCGGATATTGTCCAGAGGAGTTTTGGTTCTGCCGTGTTAGCAGCTACGTATAGAGGCTTGTGCAAAGGTTGCTTATTGAAGTCTAGAAAGTCAGGTCTGGTTGGATGTCCACTATTGTTGCAGCTCTGGTCTTACGAGAGATTCCCTATTGGACGACCCTATATCTCCATTGACACACCGTTTGGGTTGGAGGACATGGCAGGGGCTTACGTGCCTGCTATCGGCGACTTTCCTACTATGGGATCTGTTTGGGCACGGAGAGAG AGACAGTTTGCACATACCCAGGTGAAGGGCTGCTACCCGTCCTTCACGGTGCAGTTTGATAGTTTGCACGAGGATCAAGTTATCTGGGAGCCCTACTCGTATCAGACTATAACATCCAGGTATCCAGTTGGGATCTCTGCCTTATGCACTAGAGATCGGCACTACTGGATGACCAAGGCAAAGTTGGTGTTCGACGTGACGGTTGAGGAGATGGCTCTTCATAGGGTGATGAGACAGTTTGGTCTATGTCAAGAGCCTGCAATTCCAGATATTCCACGGATACCAGACCACGTTCACAA GTACAGTCGCGTAGGAGGAAACAAGTCCATGGCTGTTTGGCTTCAGAGCATTAGCCCTTACGTTCAAGAATGGACTATGGCACCGACAAATATCTGGAATGAGGTTGGGCCCTTTGACTGA